One window of the Chryseobacterium sp. CY350 genome contains the following:
- a CDS encoding GntR family transcriptional regulator: MSDTLEININENSRVPKYKQIVDSILNGIDGGQIKIGEKIPSINELSESCFLSRDTVEKAYKELRKRQIIESVKGKGYYISRINKNDIINIFFLINKPSTYKMMIYNYFVNAIGTKGNVEMYIYHCDETLFINALKKNLGGFDYYVVMPHFRDEQSKHTSSTQEVLDIIEQIPKNKLLLLDNTKPNISGDYGSIFQDFEYDIYDALKEGLDKIKKYEKIILVYPDKSIHPYPFRIVRGFEQFCRDFKLDYEILDEIYPDMELQDKDIFITIRERDLVNLVKQIRQKNLKLGEDIGIISYNETPLKELLGITVITTDFKAMGESAAYMILKNKKEQVNNVFKFIQRESL, encoded by the coding sequence ATGTCAGACACTTTAGAAATCAATATCAACGAAAACTCCAGAGTTCCGAAATACAAACAGATTGTAGATTCTATTTTAAACGGAATTGATGGCGGTCAAATAAAAATTGGAGAAAAAATCCCTTCTATTAACGAGCTCAGCGAATCCTGCTTTCTCTCAAGAGATACTGTGGAAAAAGCCTATAAAGAACTTCGTAAAAGGCAAATTATTGAATCGGTGAAAGGTAAAGGCTACTATATTTCCCGTATCAACAAGAACGATATCATCAATATTTTCTTTCTGATCAATAAACCGAGTACCTATAAAATGATGATTTACAATTATTTCGTCAATGCGATCGGTACAAAAGGAAATGTGGAGATGTATATTTACCATTGTGACGAAACCCTTTTCATCAATGCTCTGAAAAAGAATCTTGGTGGATTTGATTATTACGTTGTGATGCCCCATTTTCGTGATGAACAGTCGAAACACACGAGTTCTACGCAGGAAGTTTTAGATATTATTGAACAGATTCCGAAGAATAAACTTTTGCTTTTAGACAATACAAAACCTAATATTTCAGGAGATTATGGTTCAATTTTTCAGGATTTTGAGTATGATATTTATGATGCCCTGAAAGAAGGTTTAGATAAAATTAAAAAGTACGAAAAGATCATTTTGGTTTATCCTGATAAATCGATTCATCCCTACCCTTTCCGTATCGTGCGTGGATTTGAGCAGTTTTGTCGAGATTTTAAACTTGATTATGAAATTTTGGATGAAATTTATCCCGACATGGAACTGCAGGATAAAGATATTTTCATCACGATTCGTGAGCGTGACTTGGTGAATTTGGTAAAGCAGATCCGTCAGAAAAATTTAAAATTAGGTGAAGACATCGGGATTATTTCCTACAACGAAACTCCTTTGAAAGAATTGCTGGGAATTACTGTGATTACAACTGATTTTAAGGCAATGGGAGAATCTGCTGCGTACATGATTCTGAAAAATAAGAAAGAACAGGTGAATAATGTTTTTAAATTTATTCAGAGAGAGTCACTATAA
- a CDS encoding fimbrial biogenesis chaperone produces the protein MRTTIQQICILFFAIIFQAKAQTGISVSPPRLYFESAAGISNSEKITVTNVSAKNTLDLALSLGDWQYDAKGENQMYPANSLPTSCASWISIKKDDTYFSLGPGERRDIELTITSPTLSKENLAAHTALLYVSQMNPVEDVDSKGANIKVSIRSGIKIFHKKPEATKKKLEITDLKYDAEKKILRLHFENQADIWVDGKVTTDILNVGNGKKTSLSPIVFYTMPGNKREMEVQLPTPLDKGNYTASVLVDYGDSENLEMGELNFSYE, from the coding sequence ATGAGAACTACCATTCAGCAAATCTGCATTTTATTTTTTGCAATCATCTTTCAGGCTAAAGCACAGACAGGAATTTCAGTTTCGCCACCTCGACTTTATTTTGAGTCGGCGGCAGGAATCAGCAATTCCGAAAAAATAACTGTTACCAACGTCAGCGCAAAAAATACGCTCGATCTTGCATTAAGTCTTGGCGACTGGCAATATGATGCTAAAGGTGAAAATCAAATGTATCCTGCCAATTCTTTACCAACTTCATGTGCCTCATGGATCAGCATTAAAAAAGATGACACTTATTTTTCCCTCGGTCCGGGAGAAAGACGAGACATTGAGCTTACCATCACCTCGCCTACCCTTTCGAAAGAAAATCTGGCGGCTCACACTGCGTTGCTTTACGTAAGCCAGATGAATCCTGTGGAAGATGTAGACAGTAAAGGTGCCAACATTAAAGTAAGCATCCGTTCAGGAATCAAGATCTTTCACAAAAAGCCGGAAGCAACGAAGAAAAAATTAGAAATTACAGATTTAAAATATGATGCAGAAAAAAAAATACTGAGATTACATTTTGAAAATCAGGCAGATATTTGGGTTGATGGAAAAGTGACTACAGACATTCTGAATGTAGGTAATGGAAAAAAAACAAGCCTGAGCCCAATTGTATTTTACACGATGCCGGGCAACAAACGCGAAATGGAAGTTCAGCTGCCAACACCTTTAGATAAAGGAAACTATACGGCTTCTGTACTTGTAGATTATGGTGATTCTGAAAATCTGGAGATGGGTGAATTAAATTTTAGTTATGAGTAG
- a CDS encoding helix-turn-helix domain-containing protein: protein MYQITNQLHKIGFSIDLISNIIRRNNFQKKFNTKQFFCILLVAKDIDLIISGIQYEIKGGNAVFIGPMKDVEFGDAYGKEIYVIVFSADFYDKSMKDSVFMNSQVFFNSRSDVFISPYFGNNKYNEVILVERLLKFQSKDESLYISAAHNAIEGLILDAYLHVDEHHTEADERLEYVSFVNRFRVLLQRDFKTAKKVLYYSQELKISSRRLTEMCEYVYGKSAKQIIIEKIKIECEKAIKFSNFTMSEIAYDLGFNDEGNFSNFVKKHTGKKPSEMREISA, encoded by the coding sequence ATGTACCAAATAACAAATCAGCTTCATAAGATAGGTTTCAGTATCGATTTGATCAGCAATATCATCAGAAGAAACAATTTTCAGAAAAAATTTAATACTAAGCAATTTTTCTGCATTCTGCTGGTTGCGAAAGATATTGATTTAATTATTTCGGGCATTCAATACGAAATAAAAGGCGGCAACGCAGTATTTATCGGCCCCATGAAAGATGTAGAATTTGGAGACGCTTATGGCAAAGAGATTTACGTGATTGTTTTTTCAGCAGATTTCTATGACAAATCAATGAAAGACAGCGTTTTTATGAATTCTCAGGTGTTTTTCAATTCCCGATCTGATGTTTTCATTTCACCCTATTTTGGAAACAATAAATACAATGAAGTCATTTTAGTAGAAAGGCTTTTAAAATTCCAAAGCAAGGATGAAAGTCTTTATATTTCCGCCGCTCACAATGCTATTGAAGGCTTGATTCTCGATGCATATCTTCATGTAGACGAGCATCATACCGAGGCAGATGAGCGTTTGGAATACGTTTCGTTTGTGAACAGATTCAGGGTTTTACTTCAGAGAGATTTCAAAACTGCAAAAAAAGTTCTATACTATTCTCAGGAACTGAAGATCTCATCACGAAGACTGACCGAGATGTGTGAATACGTTTACGGCAAATCTGCAAAACAGATTATTATTGAAAAAATAAAAATCGAGTGCGAAAAAGCAATAAAATTTTCAAATTTTACCATGTCAGAAATTGCTTACGACCTGGGTTTCAACGATGAAGGAAACTTCAGCAATTTCGTAAAAAAACATACAGGAAAAAAACCATCTGAAATGAGGGAAATCTCAGCATAA
- a CDS encoding serine hydrolase domain-containing protein, whose translation MKKILTAFIAGTSATIALIYLAGYGYIFKAVAMNLKKGSLTPSTDDNEKFPSHHISNANPIFWQKDDSYNTKKLSEKLMDDLKETRASSLIIIRDNKLIHEQYWKNHREYSLTNSFSIAKGIISILVGCAIDDGYLQSEDQLLSSVLPDYKNSEFGRHLTFKHLMTMQAGLDWEEEYHHPFAPNSKQYFVDDLKKQALEVEVKEMPGEKYEYQSVAAQVLGIALTEATGMKLADYLSKKIWIPLGMELPAKWSIDEKGMEKAFCCIHATARDFAKIGQFILQNGNWNGQQILSEQFCKNLILPTKANDAFCYTVWANDDSNIKYRFFYGFLGQFIIMIPDKNIVIVKTGLSNSLEVDKKKRPHQVQLLVDEIIKMTEQQFS comes from the coding sequence ATGAAAAAAATACTGACGGCATTTATAGCAGGAACATCAGCAACAATCGCATTGATATACCTCGCCGGTTATGGTTACATTTTTAAAGCTGTCGCCATGAACTTAAAAAAAGGCTCTCTCACACCTTCAACCGATGATAATGAAAAATTTCCGTCTCATCATATTTCTAATGCAAACCCAATATTCTGGCAAAAAGATGATTCTTACAATACAAAAAAATTGTCGGAAAAACTGATGGATGATCTTAAAGAAACAAGAGCTTCATCACTCATCATCATTCGAGACAACAAACTTATTCACGAGCAGTACTGGAAAAATCATCGCGAATATTCACTTACAAATTCTTTTTCTATAGCTAAAGGAATCATTTCGATTCTCGTTGGCTGTGCTATTGATGACGGATATTTGCAGTCGGAAGATCAACTATTGTCATCAGTACTTCCGGATTACAAAAACAGCGAGTTTGGAAGACATCTTACCTTCAAACATCTGATGACAATGCAGGCCGGCCTTGATTGGGAGGAAGAATATCATCATCCGTTTGCTCCTAACTCTAAGCAATATTTTGTTGATGATCTTAAAAAGCAGGCACTCGAAGTTGAAGTAAAAGAAATGCCCGGAGAAAAATATGAATATCAAAGTGTTGCTGCACAAGTTTTGGGAATTGCATTGACGGAAGCAACGGGAATGAAATTAGCAGACTATTTATCAAAAAAAATATGGATTCCTCTCGGGATGGAGCTGCCAGCAAAATGGAGCATCGATGAGAAAGGAATGGAGAAAGCTTTTTGCTGCATTCATGCAACCGCAAGAGATTTTGCAAAAATAGGACAGTTCATTTTGCAGAACGGAAATTGGAACGGACAGCAGATCCTGAGTGAACAGTTCTGCAAAAATCTCATTTTACCGACAAAAGCTAATGATGCTTTTTGCTATACAGTCTGGGCAAATGACGACAGCAATATCAAATATCGTTTTTTTTACGGCTTTCTGGGCCAGTTTATCATAATGATTCCTGATAAAAACATCGTAATCGTAAAAACCGGACTATCAAACAGTCTGGAGGTTGATAAAAAGAAAAGACCGCATCAGGTACAGCTTCTCGTAGACGAAATTATTAAAATGACTGAGCAGCAGTTTTCATAA
- a CDS encoding DUF4450 domain-containing protein, producing MQRKTIFAGLIVLSAFSLSFSQSKHWQNNDRELHYKEDKGDFLLVNGKYRFNRALYGDNRASRVEAGDLPEFALYLPGMGGNLQFVIQKGNSIKQLIKADKIETRYRPGSMLYEIKDPILGYGTLKLTVLAQAKEEGLVLKMETVNVDSSTKIYAVYGGASGNTFSRNGDIGADPESGFYLLPEYCLNNQFQFNKNQFQLNYLNKKKETQIVSGSFSNVNSLQQTDATTLEKLTEFTQNKTDKSPIVYASYSSQKQPVYIQVAKGKSAKNFSDEDLKNIFDEAEKSRFTLTNRIQLKTPDADLNNFGANLAVAADGIWESPTFLHGAVAWRMRLNAWRGAYTADALSWHDRAKEHFESYANSQVLEPKNAPVQMDTLRNIARHEEKMGTSVFSSGYISRNPNDNTKPHHYDMNLVFFDQMFSHFNYTGDKEFLKKMWPTMVRHMDWEKRNFKRGDLYDAYAAIWASDALQYSGGKVTHTSAYNYRANREMAKLAKIIGENPQPYEQEADAILKAMKNELWIKNKGYFSEYKDALGNQIIHDKPGIWSIYHVSDAFILNEFEDYQNLQYINNYTPKIPITVKGADNKDYFTLATTTWQPYDWSINNVALAENLQTALAYWQAGRTEDAYQLWKGNLVESMYYGISPGNFEQLSHYDAFRGELYRDFADPIGVASRTLTEGLFGVYPNLLENKISIKPGFPKDWNSAELKLPDWDYQFKRTSKKTEYFFNSKYQNPVSLEMQIPVNYSNIKSVKVNGKKVDWKIKPNSILQPFVQFETPKGNDFKIEIKYSGEEIKNEQTSFTNYITENLQLNFDSKKKIKNIYDPQGLIKNSPPLEGWIRPKGEDGVVNRAINLNDEERKGTFFVQVEQNGSTWWQPLNVDIRFPLETKWANKKLQIQSKSTNQINGKLTVNGLNKTFSIQKNQSASIEIPSNYLSKGTNSITLEYNGIKQNIEITDWEIENQGQFNNISLASKYNEKVTEIFNQKYLSPRLEVPTLQLPWQGIGNWCYPLITAQIDDSGLMNKRKNGKVDFLGIPFLIDKTDKNIAFVSQWDNYSDSLEIPVSGKGKKIYFVMAGSTNPMQSQIVNGKITVQYVDGSTTELELKNPTNWWPIEQDLFDDNFAFEIPDDKIPYRVKLKTGELYKGGTLSNYSSIKGFTDRQVDGGSATILDLPIDPNKELKSIKLTAVSNDVVIGMMSATVLK from the coding sequence ATGCAAAGAAAAACCATTTTCGCCGGACTTATTGTTTTGTCGGCATTTTCACTCTCATTTTCCCAGTCGAAACACTGGCAGAATAATGACCGTGAACTGCATTACAAAGAAGATAAAGGCGATTTTTTGTTGGTCAACGGAAAGTACAGATTCAACCGTGCCTTATATGGCGACAACCGTGCATCGCGAGTTGAAGCCGGAGATTTGCCGGAATTTGCACTCTATCTTCCGGGAATGGGCGGAAATCTTCAGTTCGTCATTCAAAAGGGAAATTCAATTAAACAATTAATAAAAGCTGATAAAATTGAAACGCGTTACCGACCGGGTTCAATGTTGTATGAAATCAAAGACCCTATTCTTGGATATGGGACTTTAAAACTGACCGTTTTAGCACAAGCTAAAGAAGAAGGTTTGGTTTTAAAAATGGAGACTGTCAATGTAGATTCTTCAACAAAAATCTATGCAGTTTACGGCGGTGCGAGCGGAAATACTTTCAGCAGAAACGGTGACATCGGTGCAGACCCGGAATCCGGATTTTATCTGTTGCCTGAATATTGTTTGAATAATCAGTTTCAATTCAATAAAAATCAGTTTCAGCTCAATTATTTAAATAAGAAAAAAGAAACTCAAATTGTCAGCGGAAGTTTTTCGAATGTCAATTCATTACAGCAAACTGATGCTACAACTTTAGAAAAACTTACCGAGTTTACTCAAAATAAAACAGACAAATCTCCAATTGTTTACGCTTCATATTCATCACAAAAACAACCGGTTTATATTCAGGTTGCAAAGGGAAAATCGGCTAAGAATTTTTCAGATGAAGATTTGAAAAACATTTTTGATGAGGCGGAAAAATCCCGTTTTACATTAACAAATAGAATTCAGCTTAAAACTCCGGATGCAGATCTGAATAATTTCGGAGCCAATTTAGCGGTTGCAGCAGACGGAATTTGGGAAAGTCCGACCTTCCTTCACGGTGCTGTTGCCTGGAGAATGCGGTTAAATGCCTGGCGCGGCGCTTACACAGCCGATGCTTTGAGTTGGCACGACCGAGCGAAAGAACATTTTGAAAGTTATGCAAATTCTCAGGTTTTAGAACCTAAAAATGCTCCAGTACAAATGGATACTTTAAGGAATATTGCAAGACACGAAGAAAAAATGGGAACTTCTGTTTTTTCCAGCGGATATATTTCCAGAAATCCGAATGATAATACAAAACCGCACCATTACGATATGAATCTGGTGTTTTTTGACCAGATGTTTTCGCACTTCAACTACACCGGAGACAAAGAATTTCTGAAAAAAATGTGGCCCACAATGGTTCGTCATATGGATTGGGAAAAACGAAATTTCAAACGTGGCGATTTGTATGATGCGTATGCTGCGATTTGGGCAAGCGATGCGTTGCAGTATTCGGGTGGAAAAGTAACGCATACTTCAGCCTATAATTACAGAGCCAACCGTGAAATGGCAAAGCTGGCGAAAATCATTGGCGAAAATCCTCAACCCTACGAACAGGAAGCTGATGCGATTTTAAAAGCGATGAAAAACGAACTTTGGATTAAAAACAAAGGTTATTTTTCTGAATATAAAGATGCTTTGGGCAATCAAATCATTCACGACAAACCAGGAATCTGGTCGATTTACCACGTTTCGGATGCTTTTATTTTGAATGAATTTGAGGATTATCAAAATTTACAATACATTAATAATTACACACCGAAAATTCCAATCACAGTAAAGGGTGCGGATAATAAAGATTATTTTACTCTAGCAACTACCACTTGGCAACCCTACGATTGGTCGATTAACAATGTTGCTTTAGCGGAAAATTTACAGACTGCTTTGGCGTATTGGCAAGCCGGAAGAACAGAAGATGCTTACCAACTTTGGAAAGGAAATCTAGTGGAATCGATGTATTACGGAATCAGTCCGGGGAATTTTGAACAGCTTTCTCATTACGATGCTTTTCGTGGAGAATTGTACCGTGATTTTGCTGACCCGATTGGCGTAGCTTCAAGAACTTTGACAGAAGGACTTTTCGGAGTTTATCCGAATTTACTGGAGAATAAAATCAGCATCAAACCAGGATTTCCAAAAGACTGGAATTCTGCAGAATTGAAACTCCCGGATTGGGATTATCAGTTTAAAAGAACCTCTAAAAAGACTGAATATTTTTTTAATTCAAAATATCAAAATCCGGTATCACTGGAAATGCAGATTCCTGTAAATTATTCCAATATCAAATCGGTAAAAGTAAATGGAAAGAAAGTGGATTGGAAGATTAAACCCAATTCAATTTTGCAACCTTTTGTTCAGTTTGAAACGCCGAAAGGAAATGATTTTAAAATAGAAATTAAATATTCGGGAGAAGAAATTAAAAACGAACAAACCTCTTTCACTAATTATATTACTGAAAATCTTCAGTTGAATTTTGATTCAAAAAAGAAAATTAAAAATATCTACGACCCACAAGGACTAATTAAAAATTCCCCTCCTTTGGAGGGGTGGATTCGACCAAAGGGAGAAGACGGGGTGGTTAACCGCGCAATCAATTTAAACGATGAAGAAAGAAAAGGAACATTTTTCGTTCAGGTTGAGCAAAATGGATCGACTTGGTGGCAACCTTTAAATGTAGACATCCGTTTTCCTTTGGAGACCAAATGGGCGAATAAAAAACTACAGATTCAGTCAAAATCTACAAATCAAATTAATGGAAAACTTACTGTTAATGGTTTAAACAAAACATTTTCGATTCAGAAAAATCAAAGTGCATCGATTGAAATTCCTTCAAATTATTTAAGCAAAGGAACCAATTCTATAACGCTTGAGTACAACGGAATTAAACAAAATATTGAAATCACAGATTGGGAAATTGAAAACCAAGGTCAGTTTAACAATATCTCTTTGGCTTCAAAATACAATGAAAAAGTAACTGAGATTTTCAATCAGAAATATCTTTCGCCGAGACTGGAAGTTCCGACTTTACAGCTTCCGTGGCAGGGAATCGGAAACTGGTGTTATCCGTTAATAACTGCTCAAATCGATGACAGCGGATTAATGAATAAAAGAAAAAACGGCAAAGTTGATTTTCTCGGAATTCCATTTTTAATTGATAAAACAGATAAAAATATCGCGTTTGTAAGTCAGTGGGATAACTATTCTGATTCTCTTGAAATTCCGGTTTCAGGGAAAGGAAAGAAAATCTATTTTGTGATGGCAGGTTCTACGAATCCGATGCAGTCGCAGATTGTGAATGGGAAAATTACAGTTCAATATGTGGACGGTTCGACTACAGAATTAGAGTTGAAAAACCCGACAAACTGGTGGCCGATTGAGCAGGATTTGTTTGATGATAATTTTGCGTTCGAAATTCCGGATGATAAAATTCCGTATCGTGTGAAACTGAAAACCGGAGAATTGTACAAAGGCGGAACTTTGAGTAACTACTCGAGTATCAAAGGATTCACAGATCGGCAGGTAGATGGCGGTTCTGCCACGATTTTGGATTTGCCGATTGACCCAAATAAAGAATTAAAATCAATAAAATTAACAGCCGTGAGCAATGATGTGGTGATTGGAATGATGAGTGCGACGGTTTTGAAATAA
- a CDS encoding glycoside hydrolase family 28 protein produces the protein MKNYLVSILICLLSSSFSAQYKPWTSPKQPLKEIKALKKQIKAPKFRKVDYLITDFGAIGDGKTKNTEAFRKAIEKCSAEGGGRVVVPNGVFLTGAIYLESNVNLHLTDGSTILFSQDSNDYPIVFTRWEGMECMNYSSLIYAYEEENIAVTGKGTLDGNSDLDNWWFWCGATKYGYNTSRPGRQNPARAKLHEYMANRTPARERIFGDGWYLRPNFVQPYKSKNFYMADVLVKNSPMWNLNPVLCENVLIERVKVISHGPNNDGFDPEACKNVWIKDSYFDTGDDCIAIKSGRDEDGRDIGRPAENHIIENCEMKDGHGGVVIGSEIAGGAKNIYAIGNVMDSKNLDRALRIKTSSSRGGTVENVFFYNTKVGAYKDAAVRFNMFYEKPGNHIPTIRNIWVENLTVEKGGKYAILSNAYESSPVTDFTMINAKMTGVEIPYKVNFLKNVTLKNVTVNGQPLTELKP, from the coding sequence ATGAAAAATTATCTTGTATCAATTCTAATTTGCCTGTTATCCAGTTCTTTTTCGGCTCAATATAAACCGTGGACTTCCCCAAAGCAACCTTTAAAGGAAATCAAAGCTTTAAAGAAACAAATCAAAGCTCCAAAATTCAGAAAAGTTGACTATTTAATCACAGATTTCGGAGCAATTGGTGACGGAAAAACAAAAAATACGGAAGCTTTTAGAAAAGCAATTGAAAAATGCAGTGCTGAAGGTGGCGGTAGAGTTGTCGTTCCAAACGGCGTTTTCCTGACTGGAGCAATTTATCTGGAATCTAATGTCAATCTGCATCTGACAGACGGTTCTACGATTTTGTTCAGTCAGGATAGCAACGACTACCCTATCGTTTTCACGCGTTGGGAAGGTATGGAATGTATGAATTATTCCTCTTTGATTTATGCGTATGAAGAAGAAAACATTGCCGTGACCGGAAAAGGAACTTTGGATGGGAATTCAGATTTAGACAACTGGTGGTTTTGGTGTGGTGCAACAAAATATGGTTACAACACATCACGTCCTGGAAGACAAAACCCGGCGAGAGCTAAACTTCACGAATATATGGCCAATAGAACTCCTGCAAGAGAAAGAATTTTTGGCGACGGATGGTATTTAAGACCAAACTTTGTCCAGCCTTATAAGTCTAAAAACTTCTATATGGCAGACGTTTTAGTTAAAAATTCACCGATGTGGAACCTAAATCCTGTTTTGTGTGAAAATGTTTTAATTGAAAGAGTAAAAGTCATCAGTCACGGACCAAATAACGATGGTTTCGACCCTGAAGCCTGTAAAAATGTCTGGATTAAAGATTCATATTTCGACACCGGAGACGACTGTATCGCCATCAAATCAGGAAGAGACGAGGACGGAAGAGATATCGGAAGACCTGCTGAAAACCACATTATCGAAAACTGCGAAATGAAAGACGGTCACGGCGGTGTTGTTATCGGTAGCGAAATTGCAGGTGGTGCAAAAAATATCTACGCCATCGGAAATGTGATGGATAGCAAGAATCTTGACCGTGCATTAAGAATTAAAACCAGTTCAAGCCGTGGCGGAACGGTCGAAAATGTTTTTTTCTATAATACAAAAGTAGGTGCTTACAAAGATGCAGCGGTACGTTTCAATATGTTTTATGAAAAACCAGGGAATCATATTCCGACCATTAGAAATATTTGGGTAGAAAATCTTACCGTAGAAAAAGGTGGAAAATACGCCATCCTTTCTAATGCTTACGAATCCTCTCCTGTCACCGACTTCACGATGATTAATGCAAAAATGACAGGCGTTGAAATTCCGTATAAAGTTAATTTCCTTAAAAATGTGACTTTAAAAAATGTAACCGTAAACGGACAGCCATTAACCGAGCTAAAGCCATAA